A single region of the Montipora capricornis isolate CH-2021 chromosome 13, ASM3666992v2, whole genome shotgun sequence genome encodes:
- the LOC138030294 gene encoding uncharacterized protein isoform X2 produces MEALGSTPKKFLVLEHAFKGAIFRKVYINTMNPRFWFSAVFLMTRIGLISAANQDCHSEYSVYGMFLKGHTFKTVRDQFPGECYLICDQDVRCQSYNVIIGRKICELNNRTKEARPEDFLPDSKRFYMKRAFNRVPLGSIQELPAESCAEIKASEGYKVADSKHWIYSDENGGQAIQATCQDVWQKINEDPVCFGARDDQYGAFHVTKTGNVKAMKLVHRSGSIKCNSVTGASYWSCTNLNYYARNTFMTIITNANKTALMPTEKDLKKFNFGSHPCDQIKHFYVLEGIKQGSTELVLSSHSSPLRLLKNQELQIWYGQDWINCSEYTSKGKADNTGTTCVDVFAWYM; encoded by the exons CGCAATATTTCGCAAAGTCTACATCAACACGATGAACCCGCGATTTTGGTTCTCAGCTGTTTTTCTGATGACAAGGATTGGTCTTATTAGTGCAGCTAATCAAGATTGTCACAGCGAATACTCTGTTTATGGGATGTTTCTTAAAGGCCACACTTTTAAAACAGTCAGAGATCAATTTCCAGGGGAATGTTACTTGATATGTGACCAGGATGTCAGGTGCCAAAGCTACAATGTCatcattggaagaaaaatttGCGAGCTGAACAACAGAACGAAAGAAGCCAGACCAGAAGACTTTTTGCCCGATTCAAAGCGATTCTACATGAAGCGAGCATTCAACAGAG TGCCATTGGGCTCAATTCAAGAGCTTCCTGCTGAATCGTGCGCTGAAATCAAAGCGAGTGAAGGATACAAAGTGGCTGACAGCAAGCACTGGATATACTCAGATGAAAATGGTGGTCAGGCGATCCAAGCTACTTGTCAAG ATGTGTGGCAAAAAATCAACGAAGATCCGGTTTGCTTTGGAGCTCGAGATGATCAATACGGTGCCTTCCACGTGACTAAAACCGGAAATGTAAAGGCCATGAAGCTCGTGCACAGAAGCGGATCCATCAAATGTAACAGCGTTACCGGTGCCTCCTACTGGAGCTGTACCAACTTAAACTACTATGCAAGAAACACATTTATGACGATCATAACAAATGCCAACAAAACAGCCCTTATGCCAACAGAGAAAGATTTGAAAAAGTTCAATTTCGGAAGTCATCCCTGCGACCAAATAAAGCACTTCTACGTTCTTGAAGGAATTAAGCAAGGATCAACAGAGCTTGTTCTAAGCAGCCATTCCAGTCCATTACGTTTGTTGAAGAACCAGGAATTGCAAATATGGTATGGACAGGACTGGATAAATTGTTCGGAATATACCAGCAAAGGCAAGGCAGACAACACTGGCACTACTTGTGTTGATGTATTTGCCTGgtacatgtga
- the LOC138030294 gene encoding uncharacterized protein isoform X3, with protein MKFLVLDYALNSAIFRKVYINTMNPRFWFSAVFLMTRIGLISAANQDCHSEYSVYGMFLKGHTFKTVRDQFPGECYLICDQDVRCQSYNVIIGRKICELNNRTKEARPEDFLPDSKRFYMKRAFNRVPLGSIQELPAESCAEIKASEGYKVADSKHWIYSDENGGQAIQATCQDVWQKINEDPVCFGARDDQYGAFHVTKTGNVKAMKLVHRSGSIKCNSVTGASYWSCTNLNYYARNTFMTIITNANKTALMPTEKDLKKFNFGSHPCDQIKHFYVLEGIKQGSTELVLSSHSSPLRLLKNQELQIWYGQDWINCSEYTSKGKADNTGTTCVDVFAWYM; from the exons CGCAATATTTCGCAAAGTCTACATCAACACGATGAACCCGCGATTTTGGTTCTCAGCTGTTTTTCTGATGACAAGGATTGGTCTTATTAGTGCAGCTAATCAAGATTGTCACAGCGAATACTCTGTTTATGGGATGTTTCTTAAAGGCCACACTTTTAAAACAGTCAGAGATCAATTTCCAGGGGAATGTTACTTGATATGTGACCAGGATGTCAGGTGCCAAAGCTACAATGTCatcattggaagaaaaatttGCGAGCTGAACAACAGAACGAAAGAAGCCAGACCAGAAGACTTTTTGCCCGATTCAAAGCGATTCTACATGAAGCGAGCATTCAACAGAG TGCCATTGGGCTCAATTCAAGAGCTTCCTGCTGAATCGTGCGCTGAAATCAAAGCGAGTGAAGGATACAAAGTGGCTGACAGCAAGCACTGGATATACTCAGATGAAAATGGTGGTCAGGCGATCCAAGCTACTTGTCAAG ATGTGTGGCAAAAAATCAACGAAGATCCGGTTTGCTTTGGAGCTCGAGATGATCAATACGGTGCCTTCCACGTGACTAAAACCGGAAATGTAAAGGCCATGAAGCTCGTGCACAGAAGCGGATCCATCAAATGTAACAGCGTTACCGGTGCCTCCTACTGGAGCTGTACCAACTTAAACTACTATGCAAGAAACACATTTATGACGATCATAACAAATGCCAACAAAACAGCCCTTATGCCAACAGAGAAAGATTTGAAAAAGTTCAATTTCGGAAGTCATCCCTGCGACCAAATAAAGCACTTCTACGTTCTTGAAGGAATTAAGCAAGGATCAACAGAGCTTGTTCTAAGCAGCCATTCCAGTCCATTACGTTTGTTGAAGAACCAGGAATTGCAAATATGGTATGGACAGGACTGGATAAATTGTTCGGAATATACCAGCAAAGGCAAGGCAGACAACACTGGCACTACTTGTGTTGATGTATTTGCCTGgtacatgtga
- the LOC138030294 gene encoding uncharacterized protein isoform X4, which translates to MNPRFWFSAVFLMTRIGLISAANQDCHSEYSVYGMFLKGHTFKTVRDQFPGECYLICDQDVRCQSYNVIIGRKICELNNRTKEARPEDFLPDSKRFYMKRAFNRVPLGSIQELPAESCAEIKASEGYKVADSKHWIYSDENGGQAIQATCQDVWQKINEDPVCFGARDDQYGAFHVTKTGNVKAMKLVHRSGSIKCNSVTGASYWSCTNLNYYARNTFMTIITNANKTALMPTEKDLKKFNFGSHPCDQIKHFYVLEGIKQGSTELVLSSHSSPLRLLKNQELQIWYGQDWINCSEYTSKGKADNTGTTCVDVFAWYM; encoded by the exons ATGAACCCGCGATTTTGGTTCTCAGCTGTTTTTCTGATGACAAGGATTGGTCTTATTAGTGCAGCTAATCAAGATTGTCACAGCGAATACTCTGTTTATGGGATGTTTCTTAAAGGCCACACTTTTAAAACAGTCAGAGATCAATTTCCAGGGGAATGTTACTTGATATGTGACCAGGATGTCAGGTGCCAAAGCTACAATGTCatcattggaagaaaaatttGCGAGCTGAACAACAGAACGAAAGAAGCCAGACCAGAAGACTTTTTGCCCGATTCAAAGCGATTCTACATGAAGCGAGCATTCAACAGAG TGCCATTGGGCTCAATTCAAGAGCTTCCTGCTGAATCGTGCGCTGAAATCAAAGCGAGTGAAGGATACAAAGTGGCTGACAGCAAGCACTGGATATACTCAGATGAAAATGGTGGTCAGGCGATCCAAGCTACTTGTCAAG ATGTGTGGCAAAAAATCAACGAAGATCCGGTTTGCTTTGGAGCTCGAGATGATCAATACGGTGCCTTCCACGTGACTAAAACCGGAAATGTAAAGGCCATGAAGCTCGTGCACAGAAGCGGATCCATCAAATGTAACAGCGTTACCGGTGCCTCCTACTGGAGCTGTACCAACTTAAACTACTATGCAAGAAACACATTTATGACGATCATAACAAATGCCAACAAAACAGCCCTTATGCCAACAGAGAAAGATTTGAAAAAGTTCAATTTCGGAAGTCATCCCTGCGACCAAATAAAGCACTTCTACGTTCTTGAAGGAATTAAGCAAGGATCAACAGAGCTTGTTCTAAGCAGCCATTCCAGTCCATTACGTTTGTTGAAGAACCAGGAATTGCAAATATGGTATGGACAGGACTGGATAAATTGTTCGGAATATACCAGCAAAGGCAAGGCAGACAACACTGGCACTACTTGTGTTGATGTATTTGCCTGgtacatgtga
- the LOC138030294 gene encoding uncharacterized protein isoform X1 has product MEALGSTPKKFLVLEHAFKGYISLLGLFQNNLKFHAIFRKVYINTMNPRFWFSAVFLMTRIGLISAANQDCHSEYSVYGMFLKGHTFKTVRDQFPGECYLICDQDVRCQSYNVIIGRKICELNNRTKEARPEDFLPDSKRFYMKRAFNRVPLGSIQELPAESCAEIKASEGYKVADSKHWIYSDENGGQAIQATCQDVWQKINEDPVCFGARDDQYGAFHVTKTGNVKAMKLVHRSGSIKCNSVTGASYWSCTNLNYYARNTFMTIITNANKTALMPTEKDLKKFNFGSHPCDQIKHFYVLEGIKQGSTELVLSSHSSPLRLLKNQELQIWYGQDWINCSEYTSKGKADNTGTTCVDVFAWYM; this is encoded by the exons CGCAATATTTCGCAAAGTCTACATCAACACGATGAACCCGCGATTTTGGTTCTCAGCTGTTTTTCTGATGACAAGGATTGGTCTTATTAGTGCAGCTAATCAAGATTGTCACAGCGAATACTCTGTTTATGGGATGTTTCTTAAAGGCCACACTTTTAAAACAGTCAGAGATCAATTTCCAGGGGAATGTTACTTGATATGTGACCAGGATGTCAGGTGCCAAAGCTACAATGTCatcattggaagaaaaatttGCGAGCTGAACAACAGAACGAAAGAAGCCAGACCAGAAGACTTTTTGCCCGATTCAAAGCGATTCTACATGAAGCGAGCATTCAACAGAG TGCCATTGGGCTCAATTCAAGAGCTTCCTGCTGAATCGTGCGCTGAAATCAAAGCGAGTGAAGGATACAAAGTGGCTGACAGCAAGCACTGGATATACTCAGATGAAAATGGTGGTCAGGCGATCCAAGCTACTTGTCAAG ATGTGTGGCAAAAAATCAACGAAGATCCGGTTTGCTTTGGAGCTCGAGATGATCAATACGGTGCCTTCCACGTGACTAAAACCGGAAATGTAAAGGCCATGAAGCTCGTGCACAGAAGCGGATCCATCAAATGTAACAGCGTTACCGGTGCCTCCTACTGGAGCTGTACCAACTTAAACTACTATGCAAGAAACACATTTATGACGATCATAACAAATGCCAACAAAACAGCCCTTATGCCAACAGAGAAAGATTTGAAAAAGTTCAATTTCGGAAGTCATCCCTGCGACCAAATAAAGCACTTCTACGTTCTTGAAGGAATTAAGCAAGGATCAACAGAGCTTGTTCTAAGCAGCCATTCCAGTCCATTACGTTTGTTGAAGAACCAGGAATTGCAAATATGGTATGGACAGGACTGGATAAATTGTTCGGAATATACCAGCAAAGGCAAGGCAGACAACACTGGCACTACTTGTGTTGATGTATTTGCCTGgtacatgtga